The Drechmeria coniospora strain ARSEF 6962 chromosome 02, whole genome shotgun sequence genome has a segment encoding these proteins:
- a CDS encoding glucose transporter: MAIGNIYVIAGVAVIGGGLFGFDISSLSAQLGEQSYKCYFNQGPDGPPFNDNLFIGSTIICASQNIGMLIVGRVINGFCVGIESAQVPVYIAELSPPSKRGRFIGMQQWAITWGILIMYYISYGCSFIGDNYSSTAWKEASWRVPWGLQMIPAFFLFFMMMLLPESPRWLARKDRWEECHSVLALVHGKGDANHPFVAFELQDIKNMCEFERRHADVTYLDLFKPRMIHRTFIGLFTQIWSQLTGMNVMMYYIANVFSMAGYSGNANLLASSIQYVINVLMTIPAILWVDRWGRRPTLLVGSVLMATWMYTNAAILATKGEIVPGGIDGVAAQSMRLTGAPAKGLIACTYLFVASFAPTWGPVSWTYPPELFPLRLRGKGVAMSTSGNWAFNTALGLFTPPAFANIKWKSYLIFAIFNTVAFFHVFFLFPETAGKTLEETEAMFEDPNGIMYLGTPAWKTRVATESINRAEQGDIEAVMGATERKLSADLPEDQEKPTPPA; this comes from the exons ATGGCCATTGGCAACATCTACGTTATTGCAGGtgtcgccgtcatcggcgggGGCCTGTTTGGATTTGACATATCGTCGCTGTCAgcccagctcggcgagcagTCGTACAAATGCTACTTTAACCAGGGTCCGGACGGCCCGCCGTTCAACGATAACCT GTTCATTGGATCGACCATCATCTGTGCATCTCAGAACATCGGCAtgctcatcgtcggccgcgtcatcAACGGATTCTGCGTCGGAATCGAGTCGGCCCAGGTTCCCGTCTACATCGCCGAGCTGTCCCCGCCGTCGAAGCGCGGTCGATTCATAGGCATGCAGCAGTGGGCCATCACATGGGGCATCCTCATCATGTACTACATCTCGTACGGCTGCTCCTTCATCGGCGACAATTATTCTTCCACCGCCTGGAAGGAGGCATCCTGGCGCGTCCCGTGGGGCCTCCAGATGATCCCTGCCTTTTTTCTCTTCTTCATGATGATGCTGCTGCCCGAGTCGCCTCGTTGGCTCGCCCGCAAAGACCGCTGGGAGGAGTGCCACTCTGTCCTTGCCCTCGTGCACGGAAAGGGGGATGCCAACCACCCATTCGTCGCCTTTGAGCTGCAGGACATCAAGAATATGTGCGAGTTTGAGCGCCGTCACGCCGACGTCACCTACCTGGACCTCTTCAAGCCGCGCATGATTCACCGGACCTTCATCGGCCTCTTCACGCAAATTTGGTCGCAGCTGACTGGCATGAACGTGATGA TGTACTACATCGCCAACGTCTTCAGCATGGCCGGCTACTCGGGCAATGCCAACCTCCTGGCATCCTCGATTCAGTACGTCATCAACGTCCTCATGACCATCCCCGCCATTCTCTGGGTCGATCGCTGGGGTCGTAGGCcgacgctgctcgtcggATCCGTTCTGATGGCCACGTGGATGTACACCAACGCCGCCATTCTGGCCACCAAGGGGGAGATTGTCCCCGGCGGTATCGATGGTGTCGCCGCCCAGTCCATGCGGCTCACGGGCGCGCCTGCCAAGGGCCTCATTGCCTGCACCTACCTCTTCGTAGCCTCGTTTGCCCCAACCTGGGGGCCCGTCTCGTGGACGTATCCTCCTGAGCTGTTCCCCCTACGTCTTCGCGGCAAAGGTGTGgccatgtcgacgtcgggcaaCTGGGCCTTCAACACGGCCCTCGGCCTCTTCACGCCGCCGGCATTCGCCAACATCAAGTGGAAGAGCTATCTCATCTTCGCCATCTTCAACACCGTCGCCTTCTTCCacgtcttcttcctcttccccGAGACCGCGGGAAAGACGttggaggagacggaggcgaTGTTTGAGGACCCCAACGGCATCATGTATCTGGGCACCCCGGCTTGGAAGACGCGCGTGGCCACCGAGTCAATAAACCGTGCCGAGCAAGGGGACATTGAGGCTGTCATGGGAGCCACGGAACGGAAGCTCTCGGCAGATCTTCCAGAAGACCAGGAGAAGCCCACACCGCCCGCCTAG
- a CDS encoding hypothetical protein (related to exopolygalacturonase): protein MLLFTALCLLQGIVLALPSAATGQGFACRSELPSEDSLRKLAKSQHRAFCVVKPHPHGGDDAPAIVDALSIKCRSNALVYLPGPVYNIKTVMTTAKLDDVAIHQPGRLLWSTDIAYWRSVSMPVDFQNQTTVWYFGGNRVTWDGYGVGTLDGNGQIWYDWAKSRGNLPRRPMNINFRGLTNSVIRRLRFVQSQMWTMAITYSKRVDLDDIYVSSVSNSKWNTLNTDGCDTIYSDDITFRRWYVNNGDDAIALKPNSSNIKVLDSVFENGQGVAIGSMGQYDGRYDYITNFYARNITLRNTAHVSYLKTWAGLSRGYPPNGGGGGLGRASNIVMEDVRAERLRRQPFFAWQCENYSGFAGKDCHSSKFKMDELVWRNVRGTVDDAVNEVGWFQCSAAAGGCNGITVAKINFRKVNGTPLDRWHCENVHGNHGFQC, encoded by the coding sequence ATGCTGCTATTCACCGCCCTCTGTTTGCTCCAGGGCATCGTTTTGGCtttgccctcggcggcgacgggtcAGGGTTTCGCCTGCAGATCTGAACTCCCGTCCGAGGATTCGCTCCGGAAGCTCGCCAAGTCGCAGCATCGCGCGTTCTGTGTTGTCAAGCCGCACCCCCATGGCGGTGATGATGCGCCCGCCATAGTCGATGCCCTCAGTATCAAGTGTCGCTCCAACGCTCTCGTGTACCTTCCCGGCCCCGTCTACAATATCAAGACGgtcatgacgacggccaagctcgacgacgtcgccatcCACCAGCCGGGCCGCCTGCTTTGGAGCACCGACATTGCCTATTGGCGCTCCGTCTCCATGCCCGTCGATTTCCAGAACCAAACTACGGTCTGGTACTTTGGCGGTAACCGTGTCACTTGGGACGGCTACGGCGTCGGTACGCTGGACGGTAATGGCCAGATCTGGTACGACTGGGCCAAGAGCCGAGGCAACCTGCCGCGTCGGCCCATGAACATCAACTTCCGCGGCCTCACAAACTCCGTCATCAGACGGCTCCGGTTCGTCCAAAGCCAAATGTGGACGATGGCCATCACCTATTCCAAGcgcgtcgacctcgacgataTTTACGTCAGCAGCGTCTCCAACAGCAAGTGGAACACGCTCAACACGGATGGCTGCGACACCATCTACTCAGACGACATCACCTTTCGCCGCTGGTACGTCAACAACGGTGACGACGCCATCGCGCTCAAACCCAACTCGAGCAACATCAAGGTCTTGGACAGCGTCTTCGAAAACGGCCAgggcgtcgccatcggctccATGGGACAGTACGACGGCAGGTACGACTACATCACCAACTTTTACGCCCGCAACATCACCCTGCGCAACACGGCCCACGTTTCCTACCTCAAGACCTGGGCCGGCCTCTCGCGCGGCTACCCtcccaacggcggcggcggcggacttGGCCGCGCGTCCAACATTGTCATGGAGGACGTCAGGGCCGAGCGGCTCCGCCGCCAGCCATTTTTCGCCTGGCAGTGCGAAAACTACTCCGGCTTCGCCGGCAAGGACTGCCACTCTAGCAAGTTCAAGATGGACGAGCTCGTGTGGCGGAACGTccgcggcaccgtcgacgacgccgtcaacgagGTCGGCTGGTTCCAatgcagcgccgccgccggcggttgCAACGGAATCACCGTCGCGAAAATAAACTTCCGAAAGGTCAACGGCACGCCTCTCGACAGGTGGCACTGCGAAAACGTGCATGGTAACCATGGTTTCCAATGCTGA